A single genomic interval of Halobacillus halophilus DSM 2266 harbors:
- a CDS encoding YpdA family putative bacillithiol disulfide reductase, whose product MSTAIELKKMGIEPLIIEKGNIVNSIFHYPTHQTFFSSSEKLEIGKIPFITERQKPVRNEALAYYRAVAGREELRINAFEKVMHVEQEQSGFIVKTEKRTGEQVEYKAEDLVIATGYYDQPNHLGIKGEELTKVMHYFKEAHPYYNKDVVVIGGKNSAADATLELEKSGANVTVLYRGEEYSKSIKPWILPQFEALVRKGAVSMDFCAHIKEITETEVIYECRGQEKRIANDFVFAMTGYRPDHNFLTKMGVEFDRETGRPDYNEDSMETNVPGIYIAGVIAAGYNNNEIFIENGRHHGGKIARAIGSKN is encoded by the coding sequence ATGAGTACAGCCATAGAGCTAAAGAAAATGGGCATTGAACCATTAATTATAGAAAAAGGGAATATTGTTAATTCTATTTTTCATTACCCAACTCATCAAACGTTTTTCAGTTCGAGTGAAAAGCTGGAGATTGGAAAAATTCCGTTTATCACGGAACGTCAGAAACCCGTGCGAAACGAGGCTCTCGCCTATTACCGTGCAGTAGCTGGCAGGGAAGAGTTACGCATAAATGCTTTCGAAAAAGTAATGCACGTGGAACAGGAGCAATCAGGATTTATAGTTAAGACTGAAAAGCGGACAGGTGAACAGGTGGAATATAAAGCGGAGGACCTGGTCATTGCGACCGGTTACTACGACCAGCCGAATCATTTAGGTATAAAGGGAGAAGAGCTTACAAAGGTTATGCATTACTTCAAGGAAGCCCACCCCTACTATAATAAAGATGTCGTAGTTATCGGTGGAAAAAATTCAGCAGCAGATGCCACTCTGGAATTGGAAAAGTCCGGAGCTAATGTTACGGTTTTATATCGCGGTGAAGAATATTCAAAAAGTATTAAGCCATGGATCTTACCTCAATTCGAAGCTCTCGTAAGAAAAGGTGCCGTAAGTATGGATTTTTGTGCGCATATTAAAGAAATTACTGAGACCGAGGTCATTTACGAATGCCGAGGGCAGGAAAAACGTATTGCGAACGATTTTGTTTTCGCTATGACAGGCTACCGCCCCGACCATAACTTTTTGACTAAGATGGGCGTTGAGTTTGATAGAGAGACCGGGCGCCCTGATTATAATGAAGATAGTATGGAAACCAATGTTCCTGGTATTTATATCGCTGGCGTAATTGCAGCTGGATACAACAATAATGAGATATTTATTGAAAATGGTCGGCATCATGGCGGAAAAATCGCTCGTGCCATTGGCAGTAAGAATTAA
- the sleB gene encoding spore cortex-lytic enzyme yields the protein MIWKKMIIIGLGAAMLIFPVSEWTSVNSVEAFSNQVIQHGTTGDDVIELQARLQYLGFYNGNIDGVFGWGTYWAVRNFQYEFGLEIDGLVGGEVKNKLTKASKYDKGFVQEQVRRGNDFTYYGGTPKTQQVKQQKPKGNQEPPQKQEPTAVNVPSGYSQNDIQLMANAVYGEARGEPYVGQVAVASVILNRVSSATFPNTVSGVIFEPRAFTAVSDGQIWLQPNETAKEAVMDAINGWDPSGQAIYYFNPNTATSDWIWSRPQIKKIGKHIFCK from the coding sequence ATGATATGGAAGAAAATGATAATCATTGGATTGGGAGCCGCTATGCTCATCTTTCCTGTTTCAGAATGGACATCTGTCAACTCTGTAGAAGCTTTTTCAAATCAAGTTATACAGCATGGGACCACCGGAGATGATGTGATTGAACTACAAGCCAGATTACAATATCTGGGGTTTTATAACGGTAATATCGATGGGGTTTTTGGATGGGGCACCTATTGGGCCGTTCGGAATTTCCAATATGAATTTGGTCTTGAAATTGATGGTTTAGTAGGGGGAGAAGTGAAAAATAAACTGACCAAAGCTAGTAAATATGATAAGGGATTTGTTCAGGAGCAAGTGAGAAGAGGGAATGATTTCACGTATTACGGGGGTACTCCTAAAACTCAGCAGGTTAAACAGCAGAAACCAAAAGGAAACCAGGAACCTCCTCAGAAACAGGAGCCAACAGCTGTTAATGTTCCAAGCGGGTATTCTCAGAATGATATCCAATTGATGGCTAATGCTGTGTATGGAGAAGCACGAGGTGAGCCTTACGTTGGTCAGGTGGCAGTAGCATCTGTAATTCTTAACCGGGTGTCGAGCGCAACGTTTCCGAACACCGTCTCAGGAGTTATTTTTGAACCACGAGCCTTTACTGCGGTAAGTGATGGACAGATATGGCTTCAGCCTAATGAAACGGCAAAAGAAGCGGTTATGGACGCGATCAACGGATGGGATCCTTCTGGTCAGGCTATATATTATTTTAATCCGAACACGGCAACATCAGATTGGATATGGTCAAGGCCGCAAATTAAGAAGATTGGTAAGCATATATTCTGTAAATAG
- a CDS encoding YphA family membrane protein: MGRCLKKDIVIHNKKRKGWKGLAAIYYWYAWVLALIIFFFIPSSNLRSRLLLFIWIIMCTYTVGDNQFINFQLYFVLLLGIFGTYFWKITRKHMIQHFWPIVLSIGYTAVQLFLLVQPVWSRLPGVYLGVIFFLFVLHKMFQDLPSLMGAWLLINAFGTLWSYLVLSIYILEEPFFNQQTIIFVLKGMIVLLIMYGIHRLKDSLQQKKIKTIKKGGAYV; encoded by the coding sequence ATGGGCAGATGTTTAAAGAAGGACATAGTGATCCATAATAAAAAGAGGAAGGGGTGGAAAGGTTTGGCGGCTATTTACTACTGGTATGCTTGGGTCCTTGCGCTTATCATCTTTTTTTTCATTCCATCATCAAATTTGCGGAGTAGGTTGTTACTTTTTATCTGGATCATTATGTGTACATATACCGTCGGTGATAATCAGTTCATAAACTTTCAGCTTTACTTTGTTTTGCTATTAGGCATTTTTGGCACTTATTTCTGGAAGATCACTCGTAAACATATGATCCAGCATTTCTGGCCAATTGTGTTAAGTATTGGTTATACAGCCGTACAGCTTTTTCTACTGGTGCAGCCAGTTTGGTCCAGACTCCCGGGTGTTTACCTGGGAGTAATATTTTTCTTGTTTGTTCTACATAAAATGTTTCAGGACCTCCCTAGTTTAATGGGGGCATGGCTGCTAATTAATGCATTTGGTACATTATGGTCTTATTTGGTACTTTCAATTTACATTTTGGAAGAACCTTTTTTCAATCAACAAACGATAATTTTTGTGTTAAAAGGTATGATCGTTTTACTTATCATGTATGGGATTCATCGATTAAAGGATTCTTTGCAACAGAAGAAGATTAAAACAATTAAAAAAGGAGGTGCGTATGTGTGA
- the prsW gene encoding glutamic-type intramembrane protease PrsW yields the protein MALLTAAISPAIAIMTFIYLSKRIELEPLPLIIRMFIIGIIMVFPLMFIQYAFETEGVFQTPLLRSFFLAGLMEEFFKWFFLLFVAYRHSDFDHHYDGIIYGVAISLGFATIENIIYIFSNGIEIALLRAVFPVSSHALFGILMGFYMGKAKFASKNQNLCLSLALLIPVGFHTLYDYIITVLNQTWLYWITPFMIVLWVIGFRKIRLANEHHEDLQKT from the coding sequence ATGGCCTTGCTGACTGCAGCCATATCTCCTGCTATAGCAATTATGACATTCATATACTTAAGTAAAAGAATTGAGCTAGAACCGCTCCCACTGATCATCCGCATGTTTATTATTGGCATCATCATGGTATTTCCCTTGATGTTTATTCAATATGCTTTTGAAACTGAAGGGGTATTTCAGACTCCGCTATTGAGGTCGTTTTTCTTAGCTGGGTTAATGGAAGAATTTTTTAAATGGTTTTTTCTATTATTTGTTGCTTATAGGCACTCAGATTTTGACCATCACTATGACGGAATTATCTATGGTGTGGCAATTAGTTTAGGCTTCGCAACAATAGAAAATATTATTTATATCTTTTCAAATGGCATTGAGATTGCCCTATTAAGAGCAGTTTTTCCAGTATCTTCTCATGCTTTGTTTGGAATTCTTATGGGCTTTTACATGGGTAAAGCAAAATTCGCCAGCAAAAACCAAAATTTATGCTTAAGTTTAGCCTTACTAATTCCAGTGGGTTTTCATACCTTGTATGATTATATTATTACGGTATTGAACCAGACATGGCTGTACTGGATTACACCATTTATGATTGTTTTATGGGTGATAGGATTCAGAAAGATAAGATTGGCCAATGAACATCATGAAGACCTTCAAAAAACATGA
- a CDS encoding lysophospholipid acyltransferase family protein, producing MSLYKLGKWICAVIFYPLYRIKVIGQHNIPKEGPVIVCSNHISNADPPVVGITNSRDIYFLAKEELFKNRLIGGILKGVHAFPIKRGMRDRNALRQGLEILNNNHVLGLFPEGRRQKNGEIGKGLAGAGFFALRSEAYIVPCAIVGPYKKFQRLKVVYGEPIDMSGYREEKASAQVVTDRIMEEIRKLHKIHS from the coding sequence ATGAGCTTATATAAGCTGGGTAAATGGATTTGTGCTGTCATCTTTTACCCTTTATACCGGATTAAAGTTATTGGTCAACACAATATTCCCAAAGAAGGTCCAGTTATTGTTTGTTCCAATCATATATCTAATGCAGATCCACCTGTAGTAGGTATTACAAACAGCAGGGACATTTACTTCCTTGCCAAAGAAGAATTGTTTAAAAACAGGCTGATTGGGGGAATTCTTAAAGGAGTCCATGCTTTTCCAATAAAAAGAGGCATGCGTGATCGTAATGCGCTCCGTCAAGGTCTGGAAATTCTTAATAATAATCATGTACTCGGTCTTTTCCCGGAAGGAAGAAGACAAAAAAATGGCGAAATTGGAAAGGGTTTGGCTGGTGCAGGTTTCTTTGCTCTACGTTCTGAAGCCTATATTGTTCCCTGCGCTATAGTAGGACCTTATAAGAAGTTTCAACGGTTGAAGGTCGTTTATGGTGAACCCATTGATATGAGTGGATACCGTGAGGAAAAAGCTTCTGCGCAAGTCGTAACAGATCGAATTATGGAAGAAATCAGAAAACTGCATAAAATTCACAGCTGA
- a CDS encoding YIEGIA family protein → MNEYTYPIIAGISVGTALRIFMLRTDYRQYPTYLHGKIIHLSLGFIAASLGTIAIPSIMEKEFTAVTFLTLAASQFREVRNMERNTLTEMDSFELVPRGNTYIEGIAVAFESRNYLVIFTSFVVTLCYLAVNGWAALGAAVVCFIISSLLMSGSKLSDIVTVELSELSFKGAGLYVDNIYIMNIGLPERQDEILKYGMGFILTPKSFSVRSTIANLGQRQAILHDVSVTLGVFRDSGTPALVPLIKRDLNDGRIGVFILPQEKDPVRAKEIISSVPVLENAIQMPSRKRNREG, encoded by the coding sequence GTGAATGAATACACCTATCCAATTATTGCAGGTATTTCGGTGGGTACGGCTTTAAGAATCTTTATGCTTCGAACTGACTATCGTCAGTATCCTACCTATTTACATGGGAAAATTATTCATTTATCGCTGGGTTTTATAGCGGCTTCACTCGGGACTATAGCCATTCCCTCTATAATGGAGAAGGAATTTACAGCTGTTACCTTTTTAACGTTAGCTGCCTCCCAATTCAGGGAAGTCCGCAACATGGAAAGAAATACGTTAACAGAAATGGATTCTTTTGAACTTGTACCCCGGGGAAACACTTATATTGAAGGGATTGCTGTCGCTTTTGAAAGTAGAAATTACCTCGTTATATTTACTTCCTTCGTTGTCACGCTGTGCTATCTTGCCGTAAATGGATGGGCAGCTCTTGGTGCTGCTGTAGTGTGTTTTATTATTTCTTCCCTGTTAATGAGTGGTTCCAAGCTTTCCGATATCGTAACGGTGGAACTCTCAGAACTTAGCTTTAAAGGAGCAGGTTTGTATGTAGATAACATTTATATCATGAACATAGGACTTCCTGAACGTCAGGACGAAATATTAAAGTATGGGATGGGCTTCATATTGACCCCTAAGTCTTTTAGTGTTCGCTCCACTATAGCTAATCTTGGCCAGCGTCAAGCCATATTACATGATGTCTCCGTCACCCTTGGAGTTTTTAGAGATTCTGGGACCCCTGCCCTCGTTCCATTAATTAAACGAGATCTTAACGATGGGAGAATTGGTGTTTTTATATTACCTCAGGAGAAAGATCCTGTAAGAGCCAAAGAGATTATTTCCTCTGTGCCAGTACTGGAAAATGCCATACAAATGCCGTCAAGGAAAAGAAACCGGGAGGGCTAA
- the ypeB gene encoding germination protein YpeB has product MVRWITIVVLSIVAVGTTVWGYKENQDKNAVLIQAENSYQRAFHELTYNVDLLHDKIGSTLAMNTRQQLSPQLAEIWRITSEANSDVGQLPLTLLPFNKTEEFLYEIGDFAYRTAIRDLEKKPLSEKEIKKLEELHKHSGEIETELRKVQNVVLKDNLRWMDVQLALSTNNEAGDNTIVNGFKTVEKTVDGYTQTTAQTGITAASPEKSYKNLQGDPISEAKAKQIASQWLEKVDVNKLTLTKSGKGADVPTYTASFDNGKRNGYMDLTVKGGHPLTIMISRKMGEVEISLHEASKKAEKYVEGLEAEGLELAETNQYNNIGIFRYVYTKDDIRYYPESVVVKVGLDNGEVLGLSARDYYDDHQDREIEKPEITEEEARSKVNPGLEIQENRLAVIENDLKELVLCYEFLTTKENTTYRIFINAQNGQEEKVETLKKAEVKFN; this is encoded by the coding sequence ATGGTTCGCTGGATTACAATTGTCGTATTAAGTATAGTAGCTGTAGGGACAACCGTCTGGGGCTACAAGGAAAATCAGGATAAAAATGCAGTACTTATTCAGGCGGAGAACAGTTACCAACGCGCATTTCACGAACTCACTTATAACGTAGATCTTCTGCACGACAAAATAGGTTCTACACTGGCTATGAACACGAGACAGCAGCTTTCGCCACAGTTGGCTGAAATTTGGAGAATCACCTCGGAAGCAAATTCAGATGTGGGTCAGCTTCCGCTTACTCTGCTCCCGTTTAATAAGACGGAAGAATTTCTTTATGAAATAGGGGATTTCGCTTATAGAACCGCTATTCGCGACTTAGAGAAGAAGCCTTTAAGTGAAAAAGAAATAAAAAAACTGGAAGAGCTTCATAAGCATTCAGGTGAGATTGAAACCGAGTTACGCAAAGTACAAAATGTTGTTTTGAAAGATAATTTGCGCTGGATGGATGTACAACTGGCACTTTCTACAAACAATGAAGCGGGCGATAACACTATTGTGAATGGGTTTAAGACCGTAGAGAAAACGGTTGACGGTTATACACAAACGACCGCTCAAACAGGTATAACGGCTGCCAGTCCAGAGAAAAGTTATAAAAATCTACAGGGGGACCCTATTTCAGAAGCAAAAGCCAAACAAATTGCCAGTCAATGGCTTGAGAAAGTTGATGTTAATAAACTTACTCTTACTAAATCAGGTAAGGGAGCTGATGTACCGACTTACACGGCTTCGTTTGATAATGGAAAGCGAAATGGTTATATGGATTTAACTGTAAAGGGAGGGCACCCTTTAACCATTATGATCAGCCGCAAAATGGGAGAGGTGGAAATTAGTCTTCACGAAGCATCCAAGAAAGCTGAGAAATATGTAGAAGGACTTGAGGCAGAAGGTTTAGAGCTGGCTGAAACGAACCAGTATAATAACATAGGGATCTTTCGTTATGTTTATACTAAGGATGACATTCGCTATTATCCGGAATCTGTAGTTGTAAAAGTAGGATTGGATAATGGTGAAGTACTTGGTTTATCCGCAAGAGATTACTACGATGATCACCAGGACCGGGAAATCGAAAAACCTGAAATAACAGAGGAAGAAGCACGCTCCAAAGTAAACCCGGGATTAGAAATACAGGAAAATCGACTGGCTGTCATCGAAAATGACTTAAAAGAGCTCGTATTATGTTACGAATTTTTAACCACTAAAGAAAATACGACGTATAGAATATTTATAAACGCTCAGAATGGTCAGGAAGAAAAAGTGGAAACATTAAAAAAAGCCGAAGTCAAATTTAATTAG
- the cmk gene encoding (d)CMP kinase has product MDTMTIAIDGPAAAGKSTVAKRVAEKLSLIYVDTGAMYRALTWKALNNGVSLEDEYALAQLLRKTDLKLVQSENGQRVLLDGEDVSDDIRTSDVTNQVSIASKHKDVREEMVSRQQELVNHQGVVMDGRDIGTHVLPNADVKIFMIASVDERAERRHKENQSKGYDSNLEDLKEEIRRRDEIDSNREVAPLVKADDAVIVDTTSLTIEEVVAQIIKVVNEKKERGDK; this is encoded by the coding sequence ATGGATACTATGACAATTGCAATCGACGGCCCAGCTGCTGCCGGAAAAAGTACTGTAGCAAAAAGAGTAGCTGAAAAATTATCTTTAATATATGTAGATACGGGGGCAATGTATCGTGCATTAACTTGGAAAGCCTTAAATAATGGTGTCTCACTTGAAGATGAATATGCTCTGGCACAATTATTAAGGAAAACGGATTTAAAATTAGTGCAGAGCGAGAATGGACAGAGAGTCCTTCTTGATGGTGAGGATGTGTCGGACGATATAAGAACAAGCGATGTTACGAACCAGGTATCTATTGCATCCAAGCATAAAGACGTCCGGGAAGAAATGGTAAGCCGCCAGCAGGAACTCGTTAATCACCAGGGGGTCGTGATGGATGGCAGAGATATAGGGACTCATGTACTGCCTAATGCTGATGTAAAGATATTTATGATTGCCTCTGTGGATGAAAGAGCAGAAAGACGTCATAAAGAAAACCAGTCCAAAGGGTACGACTCAAACCTGGAAGACCTTAAGGAAGAAATCCGCAGGCGTGATGAAATTGATTCAAACCGTGAAGTTGCTCCGCTTGTAAAAGCTGACGATGCCGTTATTGTAGACACCACCTCTTTAACAATAGAAGAAGTAGTAGCGCAGATAATTAAAGTAGTAAATGAAAAGAAGGAGAGGGGGGATAAATAA
- a CDS encoding capping complex subunit for YIEGIA codes for MKMEKAILAAITTQSEKVTGSTAVFHCETKEEMEAVAANLEAILDGIAHALSDRLYIIVKH; via the coding sequence ATGAAGATGGAAAAAGCAATTCTAGCAGCGATCACCACCCAATCCGAAAAAGTAACCGGGAGCACGGCCGTTTTCCATTGTGAAACCAAAGAAGAAATGGAAGCTGTAGCTGCTAATCTTGAAGCTATCCTTGATGGGATCGCACACGCTTTGAGTGATCGATTATATATCATAGTAAAGCACTGA
- the rpsA gene encoding 30S ribosomal protein S1, translating to MDEMNQEVSGMQEFSAGDIVTGKVVKIEEKQVLVDVGYKVEGIVPISELSSLHVEKASDAVSEGDELTLQVKKVEDDEIVLSKRAVDADKAWQDLEDKYESGEIFEAEVKDVVKGGLVVDIGLRGFIPASLVETYYVEDFENYKGRNLSLKVVELDREQNRVILSHRAVVEEEESAKKQEVLHSLEDGQVIEGTVQRLTDFGAFVNLGGIDGLVHISQLSHQHVEKASDVVEEGQTVKVKVLSVDRDNERISLSLKATQPGPWHDIQEKVKQGEVLEGTVRRLVSFGAFVEVFPGVEGLVHISQISNRHIGTPGEVLEEGQQVQVKVLDVDGEAKRLSLSMKELEAEQTREEYQQYEKEEDNSGFSLSDMIGDKLDKYKK from the coding sequence ATGGATGAAATGAATCAAGAAGTATCTGGAATGCAAGAATTCTCTGCCGGGGACATTGTTACTGGTAAAGTTGTTAAAATTGAAGAAAAACAAGTCCTCGTAGATGTTGGATATAAAGTTGAGGGTATTGTACCTATTAGTGAATTATCCAGCCTTCATGTTGAAAAAGCTTCAGATGCAGTCAGTGAAGGGGACGAGTTGACCCTGCAAGTTAAAAAGGTAGAAGATGATGAAATCGTCCTATCTAAAAGAGCTGTTGATGCAGATAAAGCATGGCAGGACTTGGAAGACAAGTATGAGAGTGGAGAAATTTTTGAAGCTGAAGTTAAAGACGTTGTAAAAGGCGGTCTTGTTGTAGACATCGGTCTTCGAGGATTTATCCCTGCTTCTCTAGTAGAAACTTACTATGTTGAAGATTTTGAAAACTATAAAGGCAGAAACCTTTCTCTGAAAGTGGTTGAACTGGATCGAGAACAAAATCGTGTCATTCTTTCTCACAGGGCAGTAGTGGAAGAGGAAGAGTCAGCGAAAAAGCAGGAGGTACTGCACTCACTTGAAGATGGTCAGGTAATTGAAGGCACTGTTCAAAGATTGACAGACTTCGGTGCGTTTGTAAACCTTGGAGGTATTGACGGATTAGTACATATCTCCCAACTGTCTCATCAGCATGTAGAAAAAGCATCTGATGTAGTTGAAGAGGGGCAGACGGTTAAAGTTAAAGTACTATCTGTTGATCGTGATAATGAGAGAATATCTCTTTCCTTGAAAGCCACTCAGCCTGGTCCGTGGCATGATATTCAGGAAAAAGTGAAACAGGGAGAAGTGTTAGAAGGAACGGTTCGCCGTTTAGTAAGCTTTGGAGCATTTGTAGAAGTGTTCCCAGGTGTTGAAGGACTTGTTCACATTTCACAAATCTCCAATCGCCACATTGGTACTCCTGGTGAAGTCCTGGAAGAAGGACAGCAGGTACAAGTTAAAGTGTTAGACGTAGATGGAGAAGCTAAACGTCTTTCCTTAAGTATGAAAGAACTTGAAGCTGAACAAACTAGAGAAGAGTACCAGCAGTATGAGAAGGAAGAAGACAATTCCGGTTTCTCCCTGAGTGATATGATTGGCGATAAACTGGATAAATACAAAAAATAA
- a CDS encoding asparaginase translates to MSKVVLLTTGGTIASVPNKQSGKLSSGALTGEELAEMLKLPTDIDVVIDSVFQKPSMHVGFEDLIWLKEKIEAYFEDDMVSGVVVTHGTDSLEESAYFLDLTINDQRPVVITGSQRSPGEMGSDAYINMRHAIYSACSQDLHGAGAVVVFNERIFPAKYVKKEHASNIQGFNAFGFGYLGIIDNDEVHIYQKPINRETYDLITDIPRVDIVKTYSGADGALIKAARESQAKGIILEGVGRGQVAPGMMAEIVKSIEAGVRIVITTTSEEGSVYTTYDYLGSAYDLYKHGVILGDDDDSKKARIKLAVILASNFEGDITY, encoded by the coding sequence TTGAGTAAAGTAGTTTTACTTACTACGGGAGGTACCATAGCTAGTGTACCTAATAAGCAGTCTGGTAAATTATCCTCTGGTGCTTTAACTGGTGAGGAGCTGGCTGAAATGCTGAAGCTTCCAACGGATATTGATGTAGTAATCGACTCTGTATTTCAAAAACCAAGTATGCACGTAGGCTTTGAAGATCTTATATGGCTTAAAGAGAAAATTGAAGCTTACTTTGAAGATGATATGGTTTCAGGTGTGGTAGTGACTCATGGCACCGACTCTTTGGAGGAAAGTGCATACTTTCTTGACTTAACCATTAATGATCAGCGACCAGTAGTTATAACTGGATCTCAGAGGTCGCCAGGCGAGATGGGCAGTGATGCTTATATTAACATGAGACATGCCATTTATTCAGCGTGTAGTCAGGATTTGCATGGAGCAGGGGCTGTAGTGGTCTTTAATGAACGTATATTTCCAGCTAAATATGTAAAGAAAGAACACGCTTCGAATATCCAGGGGTTTAATGCTTTTGGGTTTGGTTACTTAGGCATTATTGATAACGACGAAGTTCATATCTATCAAAAACCGATAAATAGAGAAACATATGATCTTATAACGGATATTCCAAGGGTGGACATCGTTAAAACTTATTCAGGTGCGGACGGAGCTCTTATTAAAGCTGCACGTGAGAGTCAGGCGAAAGGCATAATATTAGAAGGTGTAGGAAGAGGGCAAGTAGCACCCGGAATGATGGCTGAAATTGTTAAATCAATTGAAGCAGGAGTGAGAATTGTCATTACTACAACATCAGAAGAAGGTTCCGTTTATACGACTTATGATTATTTAGGTAGTGCCTACGATCTCTATAAGCATGGTGTCATTCTGGGAGATGATGACGATAGTAAGAAAGCCCGGATAAAATTAGCGGTTATTCTAGCTTCCAATTTCGAGGGCGATATTACTTATTAA
- the fni gene encoding type 2 isopentenyl-diphosphate Delta-isomerase, with amino-acid sequence MTRSERKIDHIRHALGHERAYHNHFDDVEIVHQSLARLDFNQLSIETQVGELHLSSPLFVNAMTGGGGEETKEINRNLALAASKTGIGMAVGSQMSAIKNPEERSTYEVVREVNPEGVIFANVGSEATVPQAEEAVDMLKADGLQIHINTLQELIMPEGDRDFSHRLRRIEEIVSKMSIPVIVKEVGYGMSKETVETLYSMGVRYIDVGGQGGTNFSKVENMRRATPLSSFNNWGIPTPISILESSSVSPDLHIIASGGVRHGLDGVKGLILGGKAFGMAGGLLRVLVEEGEEALVNEICHIHEEIKIAMMLLNASNIHDLSHNPYILFGRTKEWSDQRLSP; translated from the coding sequence ATGACAAGGTCTGAGAGGAAAATTGATCATATCCGCCATGCATTAGGTCACGAACGAGCTTATCACAATCATTTTGACGATGTGGAAATCGTTCATCAAAGTCTGGCCCGTCTGGACTTTAATCAATTGAGTATAGAAACACAAGTAGGGGAACTTCATTTGAGTTCCCCTCTTTTTGTTAATGCAATGACCGGTGGTGGTGGAGAAGAAACGAAAGAGATTAATCGGAACCTCGCTTTAGCCGCAAGTAAAACCGGTATTGGGATGGCTGTAGGTTCCCAAATGTCAGCCATTAAAAATCCCGAGGAGAGATCTACCTATGAAGTTGTTCGGGAAGTAAATCCTGAGGGAGTCATTTTTGCAAATGTGGGTAGTGAAGCTACCGTTCCTCAGGCAGAAGAAGCTGTCGACATGCTTAAAGCGGATGGACTGCAAATTCATATTAATACACTTCAGGAATTAATAATGCCTGAAGGAGACAGAGACTTTTCCCATCGTCTTCGTCGAATAGAAGAGATTGTATCTAAGATGTCTATTCCTGTGATCGTAAAAGAAGTAGGGTATGGGATGTCGAAAGAGACAGTGGAAACCTTATATTCTATGGGGGTTCGTTACATTGATGTAGGAGGTCAGGGGGGGACAAACTTCTCTAAAGTAGAGAATATGAGAAGAGCCACCCCCTTATCATCATTTAATAATTGGGGAATCCCTACCCCTATTTCCATTTTGGAATCTTCTTCTGTGTCCCCGGACCTTCATATTATTGCCTCCGGGGGTGTTCGCCATGGTCTGGATGGAGTGAAAGGACTCATTTTAGGAGGAAAGGCATTTGGAATGGCTGGAGGCCTTCTTCGTGTTCTGGTTGAAGAAGGTGAAGAGGCTCTGGTCAATGAAATTTGTCATATCCACGAAGAGATTAAAATTGCGATGATGCTGTTGAATGCATCCAATATTCATGACTTGTCACATAACCCCTATATACTATTTGGCCGGACTAAAGAATGGTCAGACCAAAGACTTAGCCCATGA
- a CDS encoding flagellar brake protein: MQILKIGMPITLEINSKDKEEPEKYKCKLVDHTKGYIYIDYPINVKTDKAAFIMEGTEIQASFITEDQSVYCFNTEVVARKKLNIPVLVLTLPPQKDLIRIQRRKYVRVDASIDVAVQFENQSFTAVTQDISGGGAAILEPYHVQMYRCQRVNLTLVLPMNSGENRYVESEGIVVRTIQQDNGKKNQVSIQFENILEKQRQLIIRYCFEQQMNMRRKALK; encoded by the coding sequence ATGCAGATTTTAAAAATTGGTATGCCAATCACCTTAGAAATTAACTCGAAGGATAAGGAAGAACCAGAGAAATATAAGTGTAAACTTGTTGATCACACGAAAGGGTATATCTATATTGATTATCCTATTAACGTAAAGACAGATAAAGCGGCTTTTATTATGGAAGGCACTGAAATCCAGGCGAGCTTTATTACTGAAGATCAATCCGTATATTGTTTTAACACGGAGGTAGTAGCACGAAAGAAGTTAAACATTCCGGTGCTCGTACTGACACTTCCTCCTCAAAAAGACCTTATTCGGATACAGCGCAGAAAATATGTGCGTGTAGACGCTTCAATAGATGTTGCGGTTCAATTTGAAAATCAATCTTTTACGGCAGTGACTCAGGATATTAGTGGGGGCGGAGCAGCAATTTTAGAACCTTATCATGTACAGATGTATAGGTGCCAGCGCGTAAACTTAACGTTAGTTCTTCCTATGAATTCCGGCGAGAACCGGTACGTGGAATCTGAGGGAATCGTAGTAAGAACAATTCAACAAGACAACGGAAAGAAAAATCAAGTATCCATACAATTTGAAAATATTTTAGAAAAACAGCGTCAGCTGATCATTCGATATTGTTTTGAGCAACAGATGAACATGCGCAGAAAGGCACTAAAGTAG